The genomic segment AATGATGCCGAACAGGGTCTGCGTGTCGCGCTCGCCGAATGCATCGAGGCTCCGCTCGCCCCAGCGTAGGGAAAGTTCGAGGCTCTCCTCAGCCTGCTCATGCGTGCACGGATAGTCGGTGCATTCGTCCAGCTGCATGGAAATGTCGGCGCCCAGCAGGTCCGCCTGGATCTCGATACTCCGCGCTGGATCCAGCCTGTGCGTGGAACCGTCGATATGGCTCTGGAAGGTGACGCCGTCCGCATCCATCTTGCGCAGCTGGGCGAGGCTCCACACCTGAAAGCCGCCGCTGTCTGTCAGCATCGGGCCGTCCCAGTGGGCGAATTTGTGCAGGCCGCCCAGACGGCTGACGCGCTCGGCACCGGGGCGCAGCATCAGATGATAGGTATTGCCGAGGATGATGTCCGCCCCGGCCTCCTTCACCTGGTCCATATAGAGCGCCTTGACGGTACCCGCCGTACCCACGGGCATGAAAGCCGGCGTGCGGATGTCACCGCGCGGCGTTTTCAGCACGCCGGTGCGCGCCTTGCCCTCCCGGGCCTTTATCTCAAACGGAAATGTCGTCATGCGCGGCGTATAGGCGAGCTTTGCGCCCCGGCAAAGCCTGCCGCATCAGCGCTTCGCGATCACCAGCGACTGGACCGCCCGGCCGAATGGCCCGTGCTGGTCCGACAGCTCGCCGAAGCCCAGCCCGCGGCCATCCGGGCTGATCCAGGAATTGGCCTCCAGCTTGATCCACTCGCCCACAGGCTCGCGTGCGAAATGCAGCGTCAGGTCGGCGTTGATATAGGTCCACACGTCAAAGTCGAGCGTCGACCCGAACCCGTTGCAATAGTCGCCCGTCGCTGCCGCCCGCATCAGCGGCGTCGTCTCCTGGCTGTCGAGGAAGGGCCGCTTGATGTGGAACCAGACCGCCTTGCGCGAGACCGCCGCCGGGTCTTCCGTGCGCATCTCCACCGCCGTGTTAAAGCCCACCGCACGCGGGAAGCCGATGGGGGTTTCCGGGATGGTGCCTGCCACTTCCGGCATCGCCGATGCCTCCGGCAGCTCCAGCTCGGCCTTGCGGATTTTCAGCCCCGAGGCCCGGACGACCTGCTTTCCATTGGCAGACAGGATCACTTCCGAGGTCTGAATGTTGCGGCCTTCGCGCGTGATGTTCACATCGATGTCGAGGTGCCCCACCGGCACAGGGCGCTGCAGGTCGATCGTGAGACGGGTCACAGACATCGGTACCTCGCTCGGCAAATTCTGGACGATGCTGGCAATCAGGCCCGACGGCGCACCGCCGTGCAGCATGCGCGGATCCCAGGGGCCAGCGCCATGTTCCGTGGCAATCGCGGAGTCGTCTTTCCGGTAAAAATAGGGGTCCAAAATGTGTTCCTTTCAAATCCGGTCTTGTCAGCCTCTCGCAACCGCACCTGCCCTTAGGGCGGTCAACACATAAGGGGGAGGCAAAAGGCAGAGGCGGGCCCGTCATCACGCGCCCGCCCCTTTTCTTCAGTGAATTCTGCTTTCAACCAACAGCCTTGCCGCTTCAGGCAAATGTTGCGTTACGGCGGATATTCGTTGTCTTGGTCTGACAGAATTCCAGCAGGCCATGCTCGCCGCCTTCACTGCCGATGCCGGACTGTTTGGCCCCGCCGAACGAGGCAAGCGGCGACAGGTGCTGGGTCTCGTTGATCCAGACCGTGCCGGTTTCAAGCTGGTCGGCGATCTCCTGCGCCTTGGCGATGTCTGCGCTCCAGACAGACGCGCCGAGGCCATAGATCGTGTCATTGGCGCGGGTCACCACTTCATCGAGACTGTCGAACGACATCAGCGGCAGGACCGGGCCGAACTGTTCTTCCTGCACGATCCGCGCGTCTTCCGGCGGATTGTCGAGGATGGTGACCGGCACGAAATAGCCAGGCGCCGTGGAGGCTTCGCCGCCGATCAGGAATTTGTAACCCTTGTCCTTGGAATCCTGGATCAGATCCAGCACGCGCTGATACTGCGCCTTGTTCTGGATCGGACCGATCTGCGTGCCCTGCTGGGATCCGTCGCCGACCTTCACGGTTTTCGCATAGTCGACCAGTGCGGCCTTCAGCGGCTCGTAGATATCCTTGTGAACATACATGCGCTTGGTGGCGATACAGATCTGCCCGGTGTTCTGGAAGGCCGCCCAGAACAGCTCCTTCGCCACCGCTTCGACATTCACGTCCGGCATCACGATGGCCGCGTCGTTGCCGCCCAGTTCCAGCGTCACCTTCTTCAGTTCTTTCGAGGCGCCTTCCATCACCTTGCGGCCTGTCTGGGTCGACCCGGTGAAGCTGATCTTGTCGATCCCGGAATGGCCGGTCAGCCACGGGCCGAGCCGGTCATCCCCAGACACAACGTTCAGCACACCCGCCGGAACGACATCGCGGATCAGTTCGGCCAGCTTCAGCGTCGTCAGCGGCGTCGTCGGGGCCGGCTTCAGCACGATCGTGTTGCCAGCCAGCAGCGCGGGCGCCAGTTTGAAGGCCGCCAGAATGATCGGGAAGTTCCACGGCACGATGGCCGCCACGACACCAATCGGCTCATAGCGGGTGACGGTGTAGCGCTCGTCATCGTCCTGCGAGACGACTTCCGGAATGTCCAGCTTGGCCGTCTCGGCGAACCAGTGCGCGCCGCCCAGCACGTCGCCCATCGCCTGCTCAAACGGCTTGCCCTGTTCCTGCGTGAGCAGACGGGCCAGTTCCTCGCCATGCTGCGCAATGACGCCGGCAATCGCCAGCATGACTTCCTTGCGCTTCTCGATCGGTGTCTTGCGCCAGGCCGGCAGCGCAGCACGGGCGGCTGCGACGGCTTCATCCAGCTCCGCCTGCGTGCAGTTCGGGGCTTCGGCGAACACCTCGCCAAGCGCCGGGTTTTCGACACCGAATTTTTCGGCGCCGGTGACGGCTTGCCCGTTGATTGTCATCGTGAATTTCATGTCGGCACCCATGGCGCTGGCCTCCCATTTTTGTTTTTGCGTTTCCTCTGCGGTAATCCTAGCAGAAGCAGCCCACCCGAACAGCGCGAAAACGAGACCGCAGCCGCCTCTCGCTGCGTCAACACACGCCGGATTGTATCGCGATGAGGGATAGTCGCGGCCCAGTCCCACACCCGCCACGTGTCATCCCGGAAAACGCAAAGCGTTTATCCGGGACCTTGTTCCTGTAATGCTCACACCAGCGAGAAGGTCCCGGATAAGCCCTGCGGGCTTTCCGGGATGACAGGTTGGGACGTGTCTGAGTTCGTCTGACAGGACGCGGCCTCATCCTTCCGGGCATGCATCGTGATCTTCAACGCTACTTCAACCATGTCTGGCCACTCTTCTGGCCGTGGCTGGTGTGGAACCTGGTGCGCGTCGCCCGCTGGCACGCGCGCACCGGGCGGGATGCGCTGATGGCGGTGGATTGTTTTGGCAACATCCGGCTCGTTTTCGTGGCCGATGCCCCGCCGCCCGATGATCTCTATACATATGAAGCACCGCGCATTGCGGCATGGGAGCGTCCAGCCCTTGGCAGCGATGTGCCTGTGTGCGTCCGCGCCAAGTCCGGCATGATCATGCCTGGTCATGACGTGGTCCGTCATGATCCGGTTAAGTCCGGCTTGGTCATCTATAATCATGGCATAGTCCGGTATGATCATGGGCTGCACGTGCGGGGTCCGCCCTGAACCGCCCCACTTTCCGACGACCCCTGCGAAGGCAGGGGTCCATGGACAGGTCTTTCCCGCTGCGCATGAGGAAATGCCTGGTCCATGGATGCCTGCCTTCGCAGGCATCTGCGGAAGCAGACGTGCAATTCAACTTACCCACCGGATGGCACCTGCCAGTCCGGCCGCACGTGCTGGTTCACGGCTCGACCGCGTAAACCTTCCGCGCCGTGCCCGCGAACATCGCCGCCTTGGCGTCTTCCGGATACTTCGCCGCGATCTTCTTCATCGCGTTCCAGTAAACCACATAGTTCAGTGACCAGCGGTCGACCGGGAAGTTGCTCTCGAACATGCAGCGCTCCGGGCCAAAGCATGTGATCATGTGGTCATACCAGCGTTCATGCTGTTCCACGACCTCATCCGATGTCGGAGGAACATCCCGCTTGTCCCAGCCAAAGCCATTGTCCGGCATGGCCAGGCCGCCGATCTTGGCATAGACGTTCGGGCATTCGGCGATCGCGGCCATCTCATCCTTCCAGGCCTCGAAGATCTCATCCCGCTTGCCTTCATAAGGGCCAACGCCAATCGGCGTGCCGAAATGGTCAAGAATCATCGTCGTATCCGGACAGGCCTTGGCGAGGTCCAGATAATCCCGGTTCTGGTGGTGGTAGTGCCAGGTGTCATAGGTGAAGCCGCGCGCCCCCAGATGCTGCACCCCGCGCCGGAAATCCGGCTCGGCATAAAGGCGCGGCGGAGCATGGCCCGGAATCCGGAGCGTCGCCCCGCTCGCATCGCGGGACCCGGCATGGCGGATACCGCGGAACAGGCCTTTCGACGCCTCGACATGGCCATCGAGAACTTCGTCCAACTGCGCCAGCGGCAAGCGAAGGTCCGCATGCGCCACAAGCGCGGCAATGTAGGGCCCGCCCTTTGCTTTCATCTGCGCCGCAGAGTCCGTCACGAACACCGTCTCGCCAATCGGCTTCAGATGATCCGGCCCATCCTTGCGATACGCTGCGCCGCATTCCATGAACACGGTCTGCACGACATTGTGCCCACTGGTCAGGTCCGCCAGAAGGTCCGGCACCCGGTAGCCCATATCCTCACTCGGCCAGAGATGGTGGTGCGGATCGACGATCTCGCGTTCCGGCTCAAGGACATCTTCCCGGACCTGCCACACCCAATCGGTATTGTTGAAAACCATGCGCCTGCCTCCCAATTTCTTTTGAGAGGCAGAGTGACGCCGAAAAACAAAGAAGGCCAGCACCGGGCTGGCCTCACCTCGCGTCAGTCGCGTCGCAGATCAGAAGGTGATTTCCGCGCCGGTCAGTTCCGGCAGCTGCAGGATGATGATCAGGTCGCGCATCTCCTGACGGGCCGCGACATGACTCATCGTAAAGGAAACATTGGAGCCCTTCTCCGTCAGATCCAGCAGGGTCAGGCCGGCCGGGAAGAGTTCGCGGTAGATCACGCGCTCGGAGAGACCCGGCGCGAGGCGGAAACCGATCCGTTTGGAGAGATTGTCGAGTGCCTCACCGACGCGCTCCTTGTTCCGCGCTGCCAGCGGCGACATCCGGTTGCGCATGACGATCCAGTCGATCGGACGGCGCGAGGTCTGCGCCTTCTTCTTCCGGCAGGACCAGACCATTTCGGAATAGAAGCTCGGCCGGATCACTTCCAGCGTCTGCGGGTTCACATCGCCCAGCAGGTCGAAGTCCACAAAACTGTCGTTCAGCGGCGTAATCAGCGTATCGGCATGCATGTGCGCCGACCGGGACAGGAAAGTGTCCCCGCCAGGCGAGTCGATGATGATGAAGTCGCAGGTCTTTTTCAGGCGCTGCAGACTGGAAACAAGCCGGTTGGTTTCCTCCGCCTCGGCCCGGTCGAGATCGCGCTCGGTCGACGCATCCACGCGCACGATTTCCGGCATCGGCAGACGCGACCCGGTGGACTGCATCCAGCGCAGGCGATTCTCGAGGTAGCGGGTCAACGAGCGCTGGCGGACATCCAGGTCGATCACGCCGACCGACTTGCCCATCCGCATCAGCGAGACGCAAAGGTGCATGGAGACCGTCGACTTGCCGGCCCCACCCTTCTCGTTGCCAACAACAATGACACGGGCATCCTTCTGGGGGGGCGACAAGTCCGGGCCACCCACAAGTGCGGTAGGCGCGAATCCATCAGCCATGTCAGAATGCTCCAATTTCATTCAGTTAAAGTCAGTAGCGAAAGCTCAGGCGACGCGCGGCATGTCGTGCGAGGCATCCCACGCCGGACGGCTGGAAGGCATCTCATCGAACAGGTCGCCATCCTCAGCCAGAATACCGAAT from the uncultured Hyphomonas sp. genome contains:
- a CDS encoding thioesterase family protein — its product is MDPYFYRKDDSAIATEHGAGPWDPRMLHGGAPSGLIASIVQNLPSEVPMSVTRLTIDLQRPVPVGHLDIDVNITREGRNIQTSEVILSANGKQVVRASGLKIRKAELELPEASAMPEVAGTIPETPIGFPRAVGFNTAVEMRTEDPAAVSRKAVWFHIKRPFLDSQETTPLMRAAATGDYCNGFGSTLDFDVWTYINADLTLHFAREPVGEWIKLEANSWISPDGRGLGFGELSDQHGPFGRAVQSLVIAKR
- a CDS encoding aldehyde dehydrogenase family protein; this encodes MGADMKFTMTINGQAVTGAEKFGVENPALGEVFAEAPNCTQAELDEAVAAARAALPAWRKTPIEKRKEVMLAIAGVIAQHGEELARLLTQEQGKPFEQAMGDVLGGAHWFAETAKLDIPEVVSQDDDERYTVTRYEPIGVVAAIVPWNFPIILAAFKLAPALLAGNTIVLKPAPTTPLTTLKLAELIRDVVPAGVLNVVSGDDRLGPWLTGHSGIDKISFTGSTQTGRKVMEGASKELKKVTLELGGNDAAIVMPDVNVEAVAKELFWAAFQNTGQICIATKRMYVHKDIYEPLKAALVDYAKTVKVGDGSQQGTQIGPIQNKAQYQRVLDLIQDSKDKGYKFLIGGEASTAPGYFVPVTILDNPPEDARIVQEEQFGPVLPLMSFDSLDEVVTRANDTIYGLGASVWSADIAKAQEIADQLETGTVWINETQHLSPLASFGGAKQSGIGSEGGEHGLLEFCQTKTTNIRRNATFA
- a CDS encoding amidohydrolase family protein encodes the protein MVFNNTDWVWQVREDVLEPEREIVDPHHHLWPSEDMGYRVPDLLADLTSGHNVVQTVFMECGAAYRKDGPDHLKPIGETVFVTDSAAQMKAKGGPYIAALVAHADLRLPLAQLDEVLDGHVEASKGLFRGIRHAGSRDASGATLRIPGHAPPRLYAEPDFRRGVQHLGARGFTYDTWHYHHQNRDYLDLAKACPDTTMILDHFGTPIGVGPYEGKRDEIFEAWKDEMAAIAECPNVYAKIGGLAMPDNGFGWDKRDVPPTSDEVVEQHERWYDHMITCFGPERCMFESNFPVDRWSLNYVVYWNAMKKIAAKYPEDAKAAMFAGTARKVYAVEP
- a CDS encoding division plane positioning ATPase MipZ gives rise to the protein MADGFAPTALVGGPDLSPPQKDARVIVVGNEKGGAGKSTVSMHLCVSLMRMGKSVGVIDLDVRQRSLTRYLENRLRWMQSTGSRLPMPEIVRVDASTERDLDRAEAEETNRLVSSLQRLKKTCDFIIIDSPGGDTFLSRSAHMHADTLITPLNDSFVDFDLLGDVNPQTLEVIRPSFYSEMVWSCRKKKAQTSRRPIDWIVMRNRMSPLAARNKERVGEALDNLSKRIGFRLAPGLSERVIYRELFPAGLTLLDLTEKGSNVSFTMSHVAARQEMRDLIIILQLPELTGAEITF